The DNA segment ATAACCAACCttacatatttttctataaacatCTAGTACTCTACTCAAATATCTGAtatcaaaaatgtaatttcGATACATGTATCTTAGGGTATCAAATTAAGAGACCCTTTCGTCAGTGTAAAGCCttaatgtacatatatttGCTGATCGCACGTGGAGTCTCGCCGCCTTTCTCTTGCTTTCTACAAGCGACCAAGTTGCGTAACCGGTGACGCTTTAACCTTTAGAAATCCTTTATATCATTCATACGATATTGTGCTTAGTTACAATGACAAAGAGATTAAGATTCCCTACAGTTTTTGCACATgttcttgaaatatttgtcatGGGATACAATGAAGAATGTTGATGAAATATTTGGTAACATACATTTGAtacttgaaaaaaaatctaaattaaacttataacaTTGTGGAAGAGTTACTTTTTTAAAGAGAAAGggaatgattttatttactaatggtagataaaattttgtgactcctaataaattattttgaataggTTACAAGGTTTaatagttgatttatttttatttacacaatctGTTAGTTACTAAGTGCAGTGTTGGCgaagtagcttcagcgtgtgactctcatccctggggtcgtaggctcgatccccggctgttcaccaatggactttctttctatgtgcgcatttaacattcgctcgaacggtaaagaaaaacatcgcgaggaaaccggcttgccttagatccaaaaagtcgacagcgtgcgtcaggcacagaaggctgatcccctacttgccaattagattaacaaatgatcatgaaacagatacagagtctgaggcccagaccaaaaaggttgtagcgccattgttttttttatttattttatctgttaGTTACTACACTTGACAGTCCTTCTGAAGTTTATACCATtcatataattgaaaatacgACCGTACTAGAAATTTGAACGAGCAtcgcgagcgtagctcggccggAATGGGTTTTTCCGCAAGTAGCGCAGGGGCGTCTCCTCGGACTTCAGCttgtggtcaatcgcctgaaggccAGGCCGTAGGCTTTTAATCTGTCATTGGTGATTGGACAGTCTAAATCTCTTCAGACGTGTCAGGGCTTCCTACgtgccttttttgtcgggaagggttTGAAATATTGCttctaatttaaaactacTCACCCATACTCCACATATCAATGGGCGTCCCGTACTGAAGTCCCAGTATGACTTCCGGGCTGCGGTAGAACCTGGACTGAATATATGTGTAGACTCTCGCATGTGTGTAGCACGAGCTACCAAAGTCAATCACTTTGATTGAGGAACTGCCACGTGCTTTCAGGAGTATGTTCtcctaaaatatgtttaaaagagatgaaatcaatcaaaattatcatttagttttaaaccttttttaaatgGTTTGAACGTTCCAATAAATTCGTTAAAAAGCCTACCTAGCCTTATGAAAAGATTAATGAAGACTTACTGGTTTAAGGTCGCAATGTATAATGTTTTCAGCTTCCAGTAGCCTTAAGCAGCGGAGTAGCGAGCTGGCAAATCTTCTAATCAAACTTAGACTGAAGCCCTGGTAATTGTTCTTCTTAATCAACTCGTACAGGTTTATACTGAAATAAAGCAGAGGAAACTATGGGAACTATGATACatcaataaatatgttttccaAATTTCTCTTTAATTTGCTGGATTTCGGTGGTAATTTCTGTTATTTCCAAGTAAATACATAAAGATTTAGACATATTATAATAGGAAATCATAGCATAtctaacatttattacaattgaCGTAGATGGAAACGAAAAAACATTTATcgtacataaatttaaaggaataCAGAACTCTGAGATTCATATCAGGTTGTAGTGCCAAATGGTTTTGTTACGGTTTTCacgtaaattatgtattatcttatcttaacttgtatttataaaatgcacaaaataattcaaatttactTAGTACCTTGATATAAGATTAAGCTTAAATAACACTTACTTATTTGGGAGTTTAATATCCAACAAAACCTCAGTGGCTTTTTACATCATAGAACGCATCAATTACTTAAGTTTCCACTATATCTTCTCAGTTATGGTTATgttttttctatagaaaatatacaGGAGCTTAGCTTCATTAAGATGTTTGTATACTAACCTCATAAGCTCAAAGCTGATACATAAATGATTTCTGAAGTAGAAGTAATCCAGCATATGGATCACGTTATGAGCTTGATCCTTGTCCTTAAGTCGCAGGTGATCCAGTACTCGAACCTGCAATTTTAGGAGACATGCAAAAAGTAAGAAAATCTTACTCTAAATAGAAACCTACAAATAagttacgtatttttttaataataaaatcctgataattgtaaaaaaaaattgtgaatatactaaacatatatattatataaaatataactaaattaaaacctaatttattcagatattaattattgagCTGCGGTCAGCGTGTAACTtccaataacgacaacaaaaCGATCCGACGTTATTTTCTGCAAGTTCAAAGTAGTTCTTTCAATATCCGTAGTAATTTGGTCGCAGTCGAACTATTGGAAGTTATTGGAAGTTATCGTAGGAGCCAGAGGGAGAGAGCACAGACGCCGAGGACAAATTGATgtcatatatgtattatactaAAGGTATATACATACCTCAACAAGGGCCTGGTGATGAAACCGTTTCTTATTCCTGATAATCTTAATAGCAACTTGTGACCCTGAGCGGTGGTCAAACGCTCTTATCACCTGGCCAAAAGATCCCTTTCCGATCACCTCCAGAATTTCATAGCGGTAAGCTATGTGATCGTGAATTTGCTGGAACaggatattaattttatatagtctattttgtgttttataaacGGTGTTATGAGTTGTAggtataattcttatttttcaaCCTTCCTAGTCTAGTCGCGTTGCGCAAGCGCCATTTAGTGAGTGACATATCAGACGATATTATATACTGATCATACCCTAATCGATTGCAATAcaaaccaagtacacttaaaATGCTTCGTCTGGTCAAGCCTAACAAAAGTATTAAgtgaatttaaattcaaattttgattggttagttaaatacaaaacaattccTTTATTGAATTTCACAACCGAGTAATATCTTTATTTCGAACTATAATTGTCTAATTAAAGGACGTCACTTAGGTTGTAgtacttataatttttgtaatataaatgttttatgtgacaattaaataaaaaataatgttattcgAGTACTGAAATTTAAgttacattaagtttattttgttaataatagcACACCTATTCTTTCACATACATGTCTCTCTTCTTCGTTAGTATCTTACCCCTTATCTCTTTTATTTTCCTATGACGATTAATACAAGTACACGATTAATAtataatccgttcaaaaagtgtttttcttaatgtgtaaaagctatttcaacaaaagacaatactaataaaaatctttcttACCTTGTTGTAACTGCCATTCTCATCATCAAATCCACAATTGTTAGGCTGATTTGAGCGCGCATGAATCTTATTCGACTCGAGACCAAGAAACCATATTTCTGGATACTTGCGTATCTCGTTCCTCTCCCAATCAGTCAGGCGCTCGCCGAATGCCTTTAACGcttctgtaataataaagcaataatattcataaaaaaacaagtattattcatattcctgtcattttgttttttgaattggccttgcatatttttttatccagCTTTATTCGTGATATTCGAAACGacgtatgtatttatttaatttgtatttgttaacAAAGACAAGGAAAACTATTTACCgatatattcattattactGTTCTAATGTAATATCAGAACTTTcagtattttcatatattattattcaaattccatactttattttaagacGGTAGCGTGTATGGCGTATAAGTTATCAGCAAGAAAACCACTGGTATTGATGATTATTGCAAGGCATATTTACGTGTTAGAAGgaacaaaatatgtttcagTGATTACTGAAACAGACATAGAAAtgcgtatttatttttaatatatcgtTTGTAATAAACTGTGACGAAAGTCTTACATGTTGATAATTCGAGGTATTCCCGTTATtgacatattaataaattactcaaaaccgtatatatatttataataaggaaagatttgtatatttataacgaATATCTACTGGACCAATATCAAACATTCTTTCGCCATTAAAATGCGACATTATTCCTGAGTTACCAAGGcttatttattctaaaaatatttaaacatgtaTTATCGAGTGTAGTATGCCGCGAATAGTTCGTATAGTATACgaatagtattatattttaaggaaactTTTCCCTGACATTTAACAAGCGACCTGGGGAATTCAGTTTACGTGGAAGCATAAAACGACATTACCTGCTGGAAGACGGAAATATGTCAAGGACGTGTCAGATAAAGGTCAAACATCCCATAAAAGCAAAAAGTTACCTTTTTATTTacgaatattatttgaaataatattcattcCTACATTTCGATTTTATCTTAGAAATACTAGAAATAGTTTCTAAATAATTCAGTTTCTAATCTTTAAtactattaagtatttttttattcaagagAGCGGTTGTCATCATAATCATTCATCTCGTACGTAATGttgatatataaaacatatacatttatacataaaagacgactcatatatattatatcggCCACACGAAAAACAGAcattcgttattttttttaattattcgttaaacctatgtattttttattagctgATGATAAGCGAGCAACAACTACAACATTAATACTTAGTTGATTATTACTAACTTTCTcgataaagataataaatatttttgaagtgaaacttcttttttggcgttgtaaaaaaaaataccgtcacatttttaggTTACGCGTCACAGTTTTCGTTTcacgccatctttttcttgtccctaccacggttgattcgaacagattcgaagccattaataacacaaatataaaataacgataacaatgatagtaataatgatattagtagtaataaggtaaaatgaaataatggtattatatgtattcatgtctgtgataataaaagccttttcttattctttttctaatttaactttatttaaacaatttctgtaaagttgcatatcaTATCATgttgatcatttttcgaaaaataagatcataaagaagtttcacttcttacgtgtgtacactagtacacgcatacattttttattatctcagACCCTAAGTACCCACCACTTACAATTACAATACGCTATATTTGAAAGATTATTTTCGacgataataatatatgtaaaggTAGTATCACGAAGgttcgaaaaataaatatacaaaagagCCAAAAATAGCGACTGAGATTCGAACACGTACAAATGAAAGTTTGCCATTCAAACAAGTTAGGAGCTAATAATATATTCGGCTTGGGCCTTTCAATAGCGACAAATGACAAAAagatttgtaaattatatttgaagatTTACAAGGCTGGAGaacatattttagtattgtattttaatatgtatatcaatatgaattgttattttaaagcaTACGATTCTGTAAATTTTaggtaaatgtatttttataatttttcacggcaatattaatttaagctAATAACGACTCTTTTATCATCAAAAGATGGCAAGCAATTAAAGTTTATTcgaaaatatgtatgtaagaaCCTCCGTGAAGGCGAACAATATCTCAAACAGAGTAATTTTTgcaatataaatgaaaagtcttaatttaacagaaaatataatcaaactatttaattttactcttGTTACGACatatttaacttttcattATTTCGCCTCGGGTGAGTCTTCAACAAGTATATCGATAAAAGTCACCACTAAAGTCAATAAACTGTCgcgaatatattttaaagaaagcttTACAAAGAAATAGCAAGTCACGCCTACAGCAATAAATCTTTGCCGTTTCGTGTTACATGTGTAAATCGTACATTTTCGATATGTTACATATACGTATACAGCaagtttatgtattaatttggcaaattaattattttttattgaatattgcCTGAGAATTGTTATACTCTTTTCTGTGAGATTTTTCtaccataaatattaattgagaATGGATTAGCCGTTATGTTTATTTGCTCTCGTTTATTTTCCTGACTGAATCGATTCGAATTcgattgttataataaaaagacaaTAAAGTAATCCAAAGACACCGGTGAATAAACAACAGACTATGTAAACTtgagattatttaaaaaatacacagttaaCACATGTCTAAATCTGCATCCTCTATTGTTCTTGGTCCAATTAAGTGATGTTGACCTACATGCATGTGAGACCTCGCGATAACTGGCATAATCTATGCCCTTGTTTCTGAACTTCAGCAACGATGTTCAAGTGATGCGGCTCTTTACTATtcagttaataaatagtgacatataaaatataaaattcttcgtttatatttcaacaaaaaaaaattctttaagtattttattataaaaatttgaaacaaaataacataatttcaaatttacaaataatctaGTTGGTTGATTATAGAATGAAAACAacttaacttatataatattatgaagataTCCATCAAATTCCTTTAAACTATTACTAAATggtttcaaaaacaaaataaatacataataacttttattctAGTATTACAACTATACTAGAACCTGTGTACCAGACGGAAAACAGAATGAAGAAACTGCCATTTATAAACCCTAAattcgacggtgtgtgtcatgGATAAAAGGTTTATTCAAGATTTAGCCTACAAAGAAAACTCATCAAGAAAACAGATAGGAAATCTACAGCTAAAACTAAATATCACACCTATGTTTTTTAAacgacatttaatttaaagatcaTTTATACTAGACAATCAAAGCTTGAATTGTAAAGTTTCCAATGAGAACAATTTTTCGTATTgttgtctttttttatttaataaagaatacatTGTCTAAGCCGGGtagctttattttaaagaaaaaatcttatatagGATTAGAATGCCCTAAACAAAGTAACAAATTTCTGTACTGTTACGTATTGGGTATTTATGACGTATATAAGTGACAATAActtcttagtaataattattgcaaCTGTTACATAATGATCTTCgtgtttatttcattaaaagaaGCATTGCAACTGCTTACGTCTCTATTTACAAGTGTAAGGTCATCTAGATAAAGGCTAGTTAGAATTAGTAGAATAGTTTTACGCTTTGGTAAATTGATTGCAAAGTCCCAAATCCGTAATACAAAAGCATGAACACAATCATTATGTCATCTTTCTGGTTTTGTGTTGAGTCGTATTGTGCAATGAAACATACTACAAATAGAGAGCTAGAGCTATAATACAGTTTAAAACTAGTAGATAAAATAGAGATGGAATATGTGTATATTCCAACTGTGACTTGCCAGCTACATTTATTGTGTAAATTGTTAGAAACATCCAGTTAAATAAGattgaatgaaa comes from the Pieris brassicae chromosome 4, ilPieBrab1.1, whole genome shotgun sequence genome and includes:
- the LOC123709013 gene encoding dual specificity tyrosine-phosphorylation-regulated kinase 2 isoform X2: MILYDLQIEAGGGEGPGPPSNNNSDGAIASPPRDDNHNAQLPSPRATPLTPSEALKAFGERLTDWERNEIRKYPEIWFLGLESNKIHARSNQPNNCGFDDENGSYNKQIHDHIAYRYEILEVIGKGSFGQVIRAFDHRSGSQVAIKIIRNKKRFHHQALVEVRVLDHLRLKDKDQAHNVIHMLDYFYFRNHLCISFELMSINLYELIKKNNYQGFSLSLIRRFASSLLRCLRLLEAENIIHCDLKPENILLKARGSSSIKVIDFGSSCYTHARVYTYIQSRFYRSPEVILGLQYGTPIDMWSMGCILAELHTGYPLFPGENEAEQLACIMELLGPPPPDLLLHATRKRLFFDSKGSPRSVTNSKGRKRRPGSRSLSTAVRSDDPAFLHLLHRCLEWDPKRRITPTEASRHEFVTGCPLGASSTLLALPRLPPPRPTRSALLHSQSAGDVAAMLGRA
- the LOC123709013 gene encoding dual specificity tyrosine-phosphorylation-regulated kinase 2 isoform X1, producing MGVDTVPPQRLQIEAGGGEGPGPPSNNNSDGAIASPPRDDNHNAQLPSPRATPLTPSEALKAFGERLTDWERNEIRKYPEIWFLGLESNKIHARSNQPNNCGFDDENGSYNKQIHDHIAYRYEILEVIGKGSFGQVIRAFDHRSGSQVAIKIIRNKKRFHHQALVEVRVLDHLRLKDKDQAHNVIHMLDYFYFRNHLCISFELMSINLYELIKKNNYQGFSLSLIRRFASSLLRCLRLLEAENIIHCDLKPENILLKARGSSSIKVIDFGSSCYTHARVYTYIQSRFYRSPEVILGLQYGTPIDMWSMGCILAELHTGYPLFPGENEAEQLACIMELLGPPPPDLLLHATRKRLFFDSKGSPRSVTNSKGRKRRPGSRSLSTAVRSDDPAFLHLLHRCLEWDPKRRITPTEASRHEFVTGCPLGASSTLLALPRLPPPRPTRSALLHSQSAGDVAAMLGRA